Proteins encoded by one window of Myxococcales bacterium:
- a CDS encoding type II/IV secretion system protein — protein MPSADAPQELELLRRELASIMQAPQPDMIAFVDALLRGAVRVRASDVHLHPLEGGTDISYRVHGVLTEVMRFPREQHKQLVSRLKVLSRITIFHTDRPQDGHFVLDLSAGTADIRVSVLPTNHGERVVLRLGNVGVALPDLGNIGMPEPLLGRLRALCDRPQGIIFLTGPTGSGKTTTIYAALAHIKESRRQTTQIVTIEDPVEYDVPFLTQTQVNNQVGLTFAAGLRSILRQDPNVIMVGEIRDAETAHIAVQAGLTGHQIVTTVHAESAAGAFNRLIEMGVEPFLLASASLASVSQRLVRALCEHCRRPTPCTADETNQLDRLGEPAEGFFTAPGCEHCDHTGYAGRLAFFEMLEVTDEVRELMNTKVPTAHIHAAAIAGGMVPLVHAGLQLARQGSTSLREVLRVAG, from the coding sequence ATGCCCAGCGCCGACGCGCCGCAAGAGCTCGAGCTGCTCCGCCGAGAGCTCGCCAGCATCATGCAGGCCCCGCAGCCCGACATGATCGCCTTCGTCGACGCGCTCCTCCGCGGCGCGGTGCGCGTCCGGGCCTCCGACGTGCACCTCCACCCCCTCGAGGGCGGCACGGACATTTCCTACCGCGTGCACGGCGTGCTCACCGAGGTGATGCGCTTCCCCCGCGAGCAGCACAAGCAGCTCGTCTCGCGCCTCAAGGTGCTGTCGCGCATCACGATCTTTCACACCGATCGGCCCCAGGACGGCCACTTCGTGCTCGACCTCAGCGCGGGCACCGCCGACATCCGGGTCTCGGTGCTGCCCACCAACCACGGCGAGCGCGTGGTGCTCCGCCTGGGCAACGTGGGGGTCGCCCTCCCCGACCTCGGCAATATCGGGATGCCGGAGCCGCTCCTCGGGCGGCTCCGCGCCCTCTGCGATCGGCCCCAAGGCATCATCTTTCTCACGGGGCCGACCGGCAGCGGCAAGACGACCACCATCTACGCCGCGCTCGCTCACATCAAGGAGTCCCGCCGGCAGACCACCCAGATCGTCACCATCGAGGATCCGGTGGAGTACGACGTGCCTTTCCTCACCCAGACCCAGGTGAACAACCAGGTGGGGCTTACGTTCGCCGCGGGGCTGCGCTCCATCCTTCGCCAGGATCCGAACGTGATCATGGTGGGCGAGATCCGCGACGCCGAGACCGCGCACATCGCCGTGCAGGCGGGCCTGACGGGCCACCAGATCGTCACCACGGTGCACGCGGAGTCCGCCGCCGGCGCGTTCAACCGCCTCATCGAGATGGGCGTGGAGCCCTTCCTGCTCGCGTCGGCGTCGTTGGCGAGCGTGTCCCAGCGGCTCGTTCGCGCCCTGTGCGAGCATTGCCGAAGGCCCACGCCCTGCACGGCGGACGAGACCAACCAGCTCGACCGCCTCGGGGAACCCGCGGAGGGGTTCTTCACCGCCCCGGGCTGCGAGCACTGCGACCACACCGGCTACGCGGGCCGCCTCGCCTTCTTCGAGATGCTCGAGGTGACCGACGAGGTGCGGGAGCTCATGAACACCAAGGTGCCCACCGCACATATCCACGCCGCCGCGATCGCGGGGGGCATGGTGCCGCTCGTCCACGCGGGGCTGCAGCTAGCGCGGCAGGGGAGCACCTCGCTGCGGGAAGTGCTGCGCGTCGCCGGATAG
- the maiA gene encoding maleylacetoacetate isomerase produces MVLHGYWRSSCSYRVRIALGAKGLDYATHPVNLLTGAQLHADYTSVSPTGYVPTLELGGEAFIESMAILELLEELHAEPALLPKTPTERARVRALCEIINAGVQPLQNLNVLRRVSEDAAAQKEWMVHFIGKGLRAFEHRLEQLETHGVRGPFVYGERFGMADCLLVPQVYAARRQGVDLGPMARVVRAAEAAGELAFVKAAHPDKQPDAVL; encoded by the coding sequence ATCGTCCTCCACGGCTACTGGCGCTCGTCCTGCTCCTACCGTGTCCGCATCGCCCTCGGGGCCAAGGGCCTCGACTACGCGACGCACCCGGTGAACCTGCTGACCGGCGCGCAGTTGCATGCAGACTACACAAGCGTCTCGCCCACTGGCTACGTCCCCACGCTGGAGCTCGGCGGCGAGGCGTTCATCGAATCGATGGCCATCCTCGAGCTGCTCGAGGAGCTGCACGCCGAGCCGGCGCTCTTGCCGAAGACCCCCACGGAGCGTGCGCGCGTCCGGGCGCTCTGCGAGATCATCAACGCGGGCGTTCAACCGCTGCAGAACCTGAACGTTCTCCGTCGCGTCTCCGAGGACGCCGCGGCGCAGAAGGAGTGGATGGTCCACTTCATCGGCAAGGGGCTCCGCGCCTTCGAGCACCGACTCGAGCAGCTCGAGACCCACGGCGTTCGCGGGCCGTTCGTATACGGCGAGCGGTTCGGGATGGCCGACTGTCTCCTCGTGCCTCAGGTGTACGCCGCGCGTCGGCAGGGCGTTGATCTTGGCCCCATGGCGCGCGTCGTGCGCGCCGCGGAGGCCGCGGGGGAGCTCGCGTTCGTGAAGGCGGCCCATCCGGACAAGCAGCCCGACGCGGTGCTCTGA
- the uvrC gene encoding excinuclease ABC subunit UvrC, with product MLPRQVEDKLAALPTTPGVYLFKDEGGVVVYVGKAKSLRARVRSYFHASTSDTRYFVPLLHGVVADLETLVTQSEKEAAILENLLIKQHRPRFNIKLRDDKEYPSLRLEPRAEWPRLTVVRTPAADGARYFGPYHSATAARRTLHLVNKHFQLRTCTDADLGSRRRPCLQHQIKRCPAPCVFEVDRAFYAEQVRAVALFLEGRHDELSSELQQRMGEAAAAMSFELAAVYRDQLHAISKVREEQRVVTVERGARDVLGLYREGDLVELALLHVRDGKLAGVATFSVRGAEVPDEEVVAAFLSQHYSRHDRRDAEAPKVRRPEGAREPEIAEASAVPEEILVGALPDAAEGIADWLGERAGKAVRLHHPQRGPKAALLALADENARHAFAEKRRASDDVSERLAQLQKRLRLPQLPRRIECCDISHLGGGDTVGAVVAMADGEPDKARYRTYHVRTVGAASGGAGALGDDYGAMYEVLARRFRRGLAARGRSAEPVEPSEATEPAEPGEVHEGAGAWDLPDLFVVDGGRGQLAVALSAARDLGLHDLPIVALAKEKENVLGDTLVDRVYLPGQKNPIALRSHSGSLFFLARLRDEAHRFSNRGREKLGTSRRMRGALDGVRGLGKTTSAALLRGLGTLSAVRAASDEELLAVPGVNRRHVAALRAHFRGEPSPEPTELKK from the coding sequence GTGCTGCCGCGTCAGGTCGAGGACAAGCTCGCGGCCCTGCCGACGACGCCCGGGGTCTACCTGTTCAAGGACGAGGGCGGCGTCGTCGTCTACGTGGGCAAGGCGAAGAGCCTCCGCGCCCGCGTGCGGTCTTACTTCCATGCGAGCACCTCGGACACGCGCTACTTCGTGCCCCTGTTGCACGGCGTGGTGGCCGACCTCGAGACCCTGGTCACGCAGTCCGAGAAGGAGGCGGCGATCCTCGAGAACCTCCTCATCAAGCAGCATCGGCCGCGCTTCAACATCAAGCTGCGCGACGACAAGGAGTACCCCTCGCTCCGGCTCGAGCCGCGCGCCGAGTGGCCCCGGCTCACCGTCGTGCGCACCCCCGCCGCCGACGGCGCGCGCTACTTCGGGCCGTACCATTCGGCCACCGCCGCGAGGCGCACGCTCCACCTCGTCAACAAACACTTCCAGCTCCGCACGTGCACCGACGCCGACCTCGGCTCGCGGCGCCGGCCGTGCCTCCAGCACCAGATCAAGCGCTGCCCGGCGCCGTGCGTGTTCGAGGTGGACCGCGCGTTCTACGCGGAGCAGGTGCGCGCCGTGGCGCTCTTCCTGGAGGGGCGCCACGACGAGCTCTCGAGCGAGCTCCAGCAGCGCATGGGCGAGGCGGCCGCCGCGATGAGCTTCGAGCTCGCCGCCGTGTACCGCGACCAGCTCCACGCGATCTCCAAGGTGCGTGAGGAGCAGCGGGTGGTCACGGTCGAGCGCGGCGCGCGCGACGTGCTCGGGCTCTACCGCGAGGGCGACCTCGTCGAGCTCGCGCTGCTCCACGTCCGCGACGGCAAGCTCGCGGGGGTGGCGACCTTCAGCGTACGCGGCGCGGAGGTGCCGGACGAAGAGGTCGTCGCGGCGTTCCTCTCGCAGCACTACTCGCGCCACGACCGGCGAGACGCCGAGGCGCCGAAGGTGCGTCGCCCGGAGGGCGCGCGCGAGCCTGAGATTGCGGAGGCCAGCGCGGTGCCGGAGGAGATCCTGGTGGGCGCCCTCCCAGACGCCGCCGAGGGCATCGCCGACTGGCTCGGCGAGCGCGCTGGCAAAGCGGTGCGGCTCCATCACCCGCAGCGCGGACCGAAGGCGGCTTTGCTCGCTCTCGCCGACGAAAACGCGCGCCACGCCTTCGCCGAGAAGCGCCGCGCCTCCGACGACGTGAGCGAGCGCCTCGCCCAGCTCCAGAAGCGCCTGCGCTTGCCGCAGCTCCCGCGGCGCATCGAGTGCTGCGACATCTCCCACCTCGGTGGCGGCGACACGGTCGGCGCCGTGGTCGCGATGGCGGACGGTGAGCCGGACAAGGCCCGGTACCGCACCTACCACGTGCGCACGGTGGGCGCGGCCTCGGGCGGCGCGGGCGCTCTGGGGGACGACTACGGCGCCATGTACGAGGTGCTGGCGCGTCGCTTCCGCCGCGGGCTCGCCGCGAGGGGGAGATCTGCGGAACCCGTGGAGCCCTCCGAGGCGACGGAGCCCGCGGAGCCTGGCGAGGTGCACGAGGGCGCGGGCGCGTGGGACCTGCCCGACCTCTTCGTGGTCGACGGTGGGCGCGGACAGCTGGCCGTGGCGCTCTCGGCCGCGCGCGACCTGGGTCTCCACGATCTCCCGATCGTCGCGCTCGCGAAGGAGAAGGAGAACGTTCTCGGGGATACCCTCGTCGATCGCGTGTACCTCCCGGGTCAGAAGAACCCGATCGCCCTGCGGAGCCACTCGGGCTCCCTCTTTTTCCTCGCCCGCCTGCGCGACGAAGCGCACCGCTTCTCCAACCGAGGTCGCGAGAAGCTCGGCACGTCGCGCCGCATGCGCGGGGCCCTCGACGGCGTCCGCGGTCTTGGCAAGACCACGAGCGCCGCGCTGCTCCGAGGGCTCGGCACCCTCAGCGCGGTGCGAGCGGCCTCCGACGAAGAGCTGCTCGCCGTCCCGGGCGTCAACCGGCGCCACGTGGCGGCGCTCCGCGCGCACTTCCGGGGCGAGCCCTCGCCTGAGCCAACGGAGTTGAAAAAATAG
- a CDS encoding response regulator transcription factor yields the protein MGLRDALEFEGFRVLASGTGREGVHLARSGAPDAIILDLMLPDMNGYAVCEEIRRASPVVPIVMLTARSQETDKIRGLDSGADDYVTKPFSVNELIARIRAIFRRAARPGAAPDLLEIGEAKVNLGAHTLRAFGDDHQLSFYEVELLRLLAERVGQAVSRDEILQRIWGLDAHPTNRTVDNFIVKLRKKIERTPDKPAHILTVYGFGYKLVLGAISP from the coding sequence ATGGGGCTCCGCGACGCGCTCGAGTTCGAGGGGTTTCGCGTGCTTGCCTCGGGGACGGGCCGCGAGGGGGTGCACCTCGCGCGGTCCGGCGCGCCAGACGCGATCATCCTCGACCTGATGCTGCCCGACATGAACGGCTACGCGGTCTGCGAGGAGATCCGCCGCGCGTCGCCGGTGGTGCCCATCGTGATGCTCACGGCGCGCTCGCAGGAGACCGACAAGATCCGCGGCCTCGACTCCGGCGCCGACGACTACGTCACGAAGCCGTTCAGCGTGAATGAGCTCATCGCGCGCATCCGGGCCATCTTTCGTCGCGCGGCGCGCCCGGGGGCGGCGCCCGATCTCCTCGAGATCGGCGAGGCGAAGGTCAACCTCGGCGCCCACACGCTGCGGGCCTTCGGGGACGACCACCAGCTCTCGTTCTACGAGGTCGAGCTCCTCAGGCTCCTGGCGGAGCGCGTGGGACAGGCGGTGAGCCGCGACGAGATCCTCCAGCGCATCTGGGGGCTCGACGCCCACCCGACCAACCGCACGGTCGACAACTTCATCGTGAAGCTACGAAAGAAGATTGAGCGCACGCCCGACAAGCCCGCCCACATCCTCACGGTCTACGGCTTCGGCTACAAGCTGGTGTTGGGCGCCATCTCGCCGTAG
- a CDS encoding protein kinase has product MSEPAQRSDLPEASPSISFGKYQLFASLGRGGMADVFLSVARGPMGFNKLAVVKRLRGALAEERAFLDMFLDEARLAARLNHPNIVHTYEVGEHNRAYFIAMEYLEGQSLNKVIRESLKRKDPLPEGFCARVVADALNGLDHAHKLKDYDGSPLSIIHRDVSPHNIFVTYDGHTKVVDFGIAKAALSSTQTEVGVLKGKVAYMAPEHAMGGAIDQRADVFAMGIVLWEMLAGERLMSGDSAANTLHKLLNVPIPRVSERRSVDVELDEIVARALQKKPDDRWASAGDMRDALEAFLARAPHRHEDVGRRVAGMFQRVREEAQRQVQKHMAVLTAASSTQEVQALTLESLRRMERSGANVSGHLLRLNESGSGMVSSALAFSGGGGTFPSGPAPTYAPPPIAPPPPRTSPLPWALALALLGVVAVVAVVVAFRAGTQRQTVRPAEPSALPEPGAVVAAPGPSTPQATSPSINPTAVLVAGGATPTPPPPVAPAIASSAPPAPTPHVPTAGSTRAPATAKPAPAPKPTAVEPAVEPGYLSFDTYPWTRVSDGGRALGTTPLNRVALSPGTHTLTLENPEQGISKTHVVVIKSGETTRGRLGLK; this is encoded by the coding sequence GTGAGCGAACCCGCGCAGAGGAGCGACCTGCCGGAGGCGTCGCCTTCCATCTCGTTTGGCAAATACCAGCTCTTCGCGAGCCTGGGGCGGGGCGGCATGGCCGACGTGTTCCTGTCCGTCGCGCGCGGCCCGATGGGCTTCAACAAGCTCGCGGTCGTCAAGCGTCTGCGCGGCGCGCTGGCCGAGGAGCGCGCCTTCCTCGACATGTTCCTCGACGAGGCGAGGCTGGCGGCGCGCCTGAACCACCCCAACATCGTCCACACCTACGAGGTAGGCGAGCACAACCGCGCCTACTTCATCGCGATGGAGTACCTCGAAGGCCAGAGCCTGAACAAGGTGATCCGCGAGTCTCTCAAGCGCAAGGACCCCCTGCCGGAGGGCTTCTGCGCGCGCGTGGTGGCGGACGCCCTCAATGGCCTCGATCATGCCCACAAGCTGAAGGACTACGACGGCTCGCCCCTGTCGATCATCCACCGCGACGTCAGCCCCCACAACATTTTCGTCACCTACGACGGGCACACCAAGGTGGTCGATTTCGGCATCGCCAAGGCGGCGCTGTCGTCGACCCAGACCGAGGTCGGCGTCCTCAAGGGCAAGGTCGCCTACATGGCGCCCGAGCACGCGATGGGGGGCGCGATCGATCAGCGCGCGGACGTCTTCGCGATGGGGATCGTCCTCTGGGAGATGCTCGCGGGCGAGCGCCTCATGAGCGGCGACAGCGCCGCCAACACCCTTCACAAGCTCCTGAACGTCCCCATCCCTCGGGTCTCCGAGCGCCGCAGCGTCGACGTGGAGCTCGACGAGATCGTGGCGCGTGCGCTCCAGAAGAAGCCCGACGACCGCTGGGCGAGCGCCGGTGACATGCGGGACGCGCTCGAGGCGTTCCTCGCGCGCGCGCCCCACCGCCACGAGGACGTCGGGCGTCGGGTCGCCGGGATGTTCCAGCGGGTCCGCGAGGAGGCGCAGCGCCAGGTGCAGAAGCACATGGCCGTGCTTACCGCCGCGAGCAGCACCCAGGAGGTCCAGGCCCTCACCCTCGAGTCGCTCCGGCGCATGGAGCGCTCGGGCGCCAACGTGAGCGGCCACCTCCTCCGGCTCAACGAGAGCGGCAGCGGCATGGTGTCGAGCGCGCTCGCCTTCTCGGGCGGAGGCGGCACCTTCCCGAGCGGGCCTGCGCCCACCTACGCCCCTCCGCCCATCGCGCCCCCCCCGCCCCGCACGAGCCCTCTTCCGTGGGCGCTCGCGCTCGCGCTGCTCGGCGTGGTCGCGGTCGTCGCCGTCGTCGTCGCGTTTCGCGCCGGGACCCAGCGCCAGACCGTCCGCCCGGCGGAGCCCAGCGCCCTCCCCGAGCCCGGCGCGGTGGTCGCCGCCCCTGGCCCTTCGACGCCGCAGGCGACCAGTCCTTCGATCAACCCCACGGCGGTCCTCGTGGCCGGCGGGGCGACCCCCACACCGCCCCCGCCGGTTGCGCCGGCGATCGCGTCGTCCGCGCCTCCGGCGCCCACGCCACACGTCCCGACCGCGGGCTCCACGCGAGCCCCCGCGACCGCGAAGCCGGCTCCGGCGCCGAAGCCCACGGCGGTGGAGCCGGCCGTCGAGCCGGGGTACCTGAGCTTCGACACCTACCCGTGGACTCGGGTCTCCGACGGGGGCCGCGCGCTCGGCACCACGCCGCTCAATCGCGTCGCGCTCTCGCCGGGCACTCACACGCTCACACTCGAGAACCCCGAGCAGGGCATCTCGAAGACCCACGTCGTCGTCATCAAGAGTGGCGAGACGACGCGCGGGCGTCTTGGCTTGAAGTGA